Genomic DNA from Alosa alosa isolate M-15738 ecotype Scorff River chromosome 6, AALO_Geno_1.1, whole genome shotgun sequence:
TATGAATCATGACACTGCCTGGCCTACTCCATGTCACACATGGTCATGTTTAATTGTGTGAAATATGAGCTTAATTTCTCAATCTCAATACTATGAAGGAATGACATCCAGAATCCACTTGCAGGAGTGCTCTACGGATAATACGTGCTGTCAACTTTACTTCAGCGATTTTGGACGAATAATCACTATAGCCTATAGCAGTGGTTTttaaagtgggggccgcgagggggtgccagggtgGCCGCAGCaggttggaaggaaaaataaaagcaaaatatacctactatgagggttgttctACAataccattataataatttgttgcaTATCTGGACTTTATATTTTCCATAATGACAGGGAATAATAgtagtgatagctctcatatagcagaaagcgtgtgcaatttttacacactgtatgctccattgcGAAGTgattgtggctaaaataattattaggattagcttaatgtatttttacatttaccgtagtattgtcgatgggtataataacacatcaagggggtccttggccagaacctagtggtatttggggggccttgtcgtggaaaagtttgggaacccctggcctaGGCTACAATAACATTTGTATAGCCTAGTATTTCTATGGTAGTGTAGGCATATAGCCTAGTAGTTCTATGGTAGTGTATAGCCTAATACTCCTATGATGTTCTGTAATAGCTACCTCTAATATCCAGGTTACTCTCtatagtgtaggcctacagcacagTAGGCTATGTCCAAGAATACTAGCCTATTGATTCCTATAGCCTAATAATATTGTCTGATTAAATTTCCTTTAACATTATCCCTTAGACACAGGAGACATGTTTAGAGTGTTTCTTCGATGCGGTAAATTATTCGAATTCTGACAATAATACGTCGTATGTTCTCTTGcccttaatgtagcctactatgttcaTGCGCTGGACGCAATGTTGTAGGCTAATGGTTTTAACAGAGCTCACAGTATATGGTTCTATGTACActtaccacagtgccacctcGTGGGCTAATTTCAGAACACAAGCCGTATTTAGCCTTCCACAGCCACAATGCCATTGACGTTACAAAGACTCACTCACATATGGCCTAGAGGCGGTTTTATAAGATACAATTTATAAGATACAATTTTAATTTCGAACAAAGTGCAAACTGTACAAAATAATAATCAACAGAGATCAAGTCTATACAAACAGATCTGGTCACGAACATGTCATGGTTTTCCTGGGGAAAGACTCCTGTATTCCATTAAACAGAAAAGTATAGCCTAGACCTACAGACATCTGCTACATAAACGTGTAATTAAACAGAACTACATCATCCTCAGAGTTCGTGTTCAGTCCGAGCGAATCTTTGGAGAAAGTGtccataggctatttatttgaGTTTTCAAGGCTATCAGGGTGTCAATACGTTAGGTTGCTGCTGAGCAGGTGTCTCTGTCGGTCCGTCGTGTCTGTTCGGTATGTAGGCTATTTAGGCTACACAGAGAAATGTGTGTAAGAAAATCAGAAGTGTATGATGAGTCATAAAATCCTTCCTGTAATGAAGTGATGAACTTGATGGTAGACTGATAGTGCAGAAGTCGCAGTCTGActgaatgactgactgactctatTTGTGTAGGATGGGACTAATGTATGCATGTCAATTAGACGTAAGCATGTCAATTAAGACTGCCTGGGTCCATAGTATTCATCGTAGGGTTCATTTATGTTTGTGGTCTGAGGCCTAGGAATGGAATAGTCTTTATCTGGGTCAATTTCCTGGAAGTAAGAGCAGAAAGGTCAGCTGCTGTGATGGTTTGCTTTATATAATCGTAACAAAATGTTATTGCATAAACCGGCTATTGATTTTGCTACTGAGCTCACTATTGAATTTCTTTTTCACATCTTTTTAAACATTGCTCAGTAGGTTGTCTCAATGAATTTATCAAAGTGCACTTACTGTCATGGAAAATCCTGATTCATATGGAGATCTCAACACTGGTTCACTTCTCTTACCTGAAAAGGCACCAGTAATGTGCAAGGTCAAACCACAGTCAAACAGAAATGAGTTATAAATTATAGAATGGTTTGCTAGCTTCACCCTTTCCATTTTGATTTAGTAATCAAATACAACTTGTGTTATTGCTTGACCATTTGCAACATAAGCTTGAGTTCATAACTTTTTAAGCCTAATGCTCCTCTCTTATAAGTTTAGATTTTCCGCGTCATTCCATGCCACACCATTCCATCTACCTTGtctttgtactgtatgtctatctccatcattctttatttttctttatgtGCCCCTCACCTCTCCTGTCATCAGCGTCATTCTCAAAACTTCCGTTGTCCCTCCCGCCCTTCGGGCTCGCCAGGCTGCCAATCCCGGGCGAGGGGCTGGTCCAGCTGGTGAAGTCCAGCGGGCTGCCTTTGGTCCGGGCCTCGCCGCGGCACAGGAAGACCAGCTGGCAGAGCCCGTGGCCGAGCAGCAGCACCCAGCCACTGGACACCAGCGCCACACTCAGCACCGGGTCGTCCCAGCTTGGCCGCCGGTTCATCTCGGGGTTGCCGCGAGTCAGCAAGGCAATCCACACCACCCAGATGGCCACGGCCAGGAGCACGGTGAGGAGCAGCAGTACTGCCTGCGTGTGACCGGCGCGGCTCCAGGTGGTCGTGTGCCGGTAGCTGTAGCCGTAGGTGCGGCGTGTGCGCCACACCAGTCGGCCGGCGACCACGATCGCCGCCGCCAGCAGACACAGAACGTAGATGACCAGCATGGCGAAGTCGTCCTGCTCGTAGCTGCACGGCAGATCGTGGCGCACCAACACCATCAGCAGCCACTCAGCAGCGATGATCACCTGGACGGTGGTCAGCACCAGGACAACCACGGGCTCGGCCCAGCCGCGCGCCACCCCGAAGCCCAGCAGCGCCAGGCCGCGTGCCAGCAGTGCCGAGAAGCACAGCGCCGACAGCACGCCGAACAGGAAGAGGCGCGTCGGGCATGTCTGTGGCGTCAGGCGCACCACGAAGGCAAAGGTCAGTATGAAGAGCCCTGCCGTGCCCAGCAGGAAAAGCAGCAGGGAGACCACGCTGCCACCCGAACCCCCGCAGCGAGAGCTCTGCCGCCGGCAGCACCCTCCtccaccacagcagcagcagcgccacAGACTCCAGAGCAGCAGTCCCAGCAGCAGGCCGGCGCTCAGCACAAAGCCCAGCGAGGCCAGGCTCTCCACCACGATGCCCCATGCCGCCTGCATGTCGCACAGGTATGAGTAGATGGGGTCCAGGCCCGGCCCGCAGCCCGGTGCCGGGGCCGTCAGCGCAGGGGTTGTTGGGGCCAGGGTGCTGCCTGAGCCCAGGCTGGAGTTAGAGGGGGAGGTGGACGAGGTCTGCAGTGGAGGGGCTGTTAAGGTGACGGCTCTGGTTGGGGTGGTTGGGCCAGGGAGGGTGGTTGTGAAGGTGGCAGTGATGGTTGGGGTTGGAGAACTTAGGGGGGTGGAGCTGGTGCTTACCACATCAGTAGTGTTGGAGGCTACGGTGGAGGTTTGGCATGGTGCGAACGGTAGGGAAGTGAGAAACAGCAGGAGGAGAAATGGGAGGTGTGGGGATATGGCACCCATTGTCTGAACCAGTAAAGTCATGTTGTTGGCTTTTACGTAGTGCTGGCTCTTTTTTCCAGACTTTTCTCTTGTGCTGTTTATGGTTCCGCTGTGGGAGCTGGGTATAAGTTACCTAAAAAGGAGACAATATAGATAAAAGAAGACCTGAGTGATCTATCCCCTCACAGTTATCTATGAAAGAAGACCTAAATGATTTATCTCCCCACACAGTGATCCATTAAAGTAGACCTTAATGATCTATCCCCACTCACAGTGATCTATGAAAATAGACCTGAGTGATCTATCCCCACACAAACCTGTAGTAAATGCTAAAGCTGCATTAAGTCAAATGGTGTCACATCAGTTTGATTCATTTCATATTCATCTGAATGTATGTTAATGTAGTGACATGAATCTCCTTTTTATATCAGTCGCTATATCACAAGGGAAGTTTTATCGGCAGGAAGTGGACTTTTAAAAGAGGACAAAAATACCTGTAAATTAAAAGGACTAGAGGAAAAAAAACGTAGTTCATTAAACTAGAGGCTGACTGGAAGAATGAGATGATGTGGAGCAAACAAGTCAAAACATGGTGGTTGTGGAGCAGCCAAGTCAGGTCAGGGCAGAGGAGGGAGAAGTGAAAGACCTTTACATCAGATCACTCTCCACagtggagaggaagagcagagagatgaTCAAAACCAAAACCAACTGAAACAAGGAaagagagtggcagagagagagagagagagagttgattgGGGGAAGCTTTTTGAAACAACAGAGATTGTGCGGACGCGAGAGAGCGTCCAGAGATATACAGTCCTGATAGAGGCCCGGTCACTTCCTGCAGCTCATAAAAGAGCCCTTGTTGGAGTGTCACTGATTCAAAGATGACATTTACTGAGCTTATCGCCATAGGGGGGTAAAAAGCGGCCCTCCATCTTTGCCTGCCACTGGACTAGATTAAGCTGCACAgccagatagatagagagcCCCAGCCCTTTCGAAAGTCACACTGACTCATACGGCTAAACACCTTATCTCAACATTTACCCACTTCAGATTGTTTTAGATTATTTAAGATGGGGCTGCTTGGGCCATTGTGGATGCATAGATGGGCTTTGGCTGACATGAAGTAGGCCTTAGGAGATAAAATTATGATCTGTCAGATATGTCAAAGGAACTCATAGGATGGTCCAACAAACTGTTGAGATGAAACCAAATTAAAAAATCAACTACCTCTTTAAaatgtgagaaagaaagagagaaatgtaaGAAAATTATAGCAAAAGATAGCAAGAGGTCAAATAAGAAAAGCATAGAAAGTGACAAACTACTTGCATGTTGGTTCTTGGTCCATTGTCCATTTCGACTATTTAAAAACATCTCAAAACATTCTAACCTTGAAACAGTGCATAATATAAAAATCTAAAATAATTTTCCTACATGGTTTGTTCTGAACAGAAGTCAgagtgtttgtacatacctAAAATCCAGTGTTTATTAGCGTCATTAAATCCAGTTGGGAAGATTTAGGTTGTTGTTCGTGTTGAGTGTACAAGGGCGATTATCTTCATAGCAGTAGTTGTTCCATAGTGTCTTTCAAGAGTCCATGTCTGTTGGTTTCGGGAGAAGCTTTTCTCACAGCTCAGGGTGAGGTGGTGAACGACAGGAAGCGAGGGAGTAGAGGAacaagggagagaagagagacagaggggtgtGGGGGAAGGAGTGCATGGGGTGTCAAAAGGAAAGAAGTGGATTGTTTTCACTCTTACAGAATTTACATTGACAGCATGCTAGGTGGAAGGGGAGTAACCTATGCACacctgcacagcacacacactctttctctctctatctctctctctctcacacacacacacacacatacacatacacacactcttccctGTCTTTGATTCAATCTCTCTTTGCCTGAGAACGCttggtgggtaggtggggcatGAAAATAGCTAAGGGCTATGGAACAGATTCAAAaaacccacatacatacacacacacacacacacacacacacacacacacacacacacacactcacacacatatatattcatACCTTAATGAAAATGTATTTAGACAACCATTTGTGTAGCTGAAGTTTAGTCATCTCTATATGTATCTTGGTATCATGGTATATTTGTTATTGTTAGTATAATGGTTTAATATTGCATGATTGTTGGGCATCACAcacatggttgctagggtggATTGTTATGAGTAATTTGGTTGACTCATTTGCACTTGGATTTATTGTAACCAATACAACACATTCAGTTTATGTGCTTGACAACAGGAggatcagtgtctgtgtgtgtgtgtgagtgtgagtgtatgtgtgtgtgtgtgtgtgtgtgtgtgtgtgtgtgtgtgtgtgtgtgtgtgtgtgtgtgtgtaagtgagctTTTAAGCCTGCTTCATACATTCTTTGCACAAGTTCCTACAGGTCTAGGTTTGCATGCACTTAGCAAGGAGGGAGAAGTGAaatccattacattacattacattacatttggctgacgcatttttagccaaagcgactaacaacatggtaaacagttttaaagcaattctcaacaatttttggacaatttaaaaaaatgctagAGTACAAATCCATAAAACATATCCCCATGTTTTCCTCCACAGCCATGAAAAACATTCCTGTGCTTGGCAAAAAGCAACAATTACCAGACAGTGGTCATATATCTGAACAATAAATGTTAGAAGATTCAACACGGTATGTAATGTAGTAACACTTCTTCACAATCCTCCTAATGGTGTGTAATGGGGAAAAATGGGATGTTGCGAAACCAAGTGATGCATCACACTGGTGTCATGCTGTGACGGAAAGTTTTCTACACATCAGGAAACATAACAGATCCATTACACTATCAGAGGATCATTGGCTCTGTTGTGATTAGAACACTATGGTAACAGTGGTTTAGAGCGCAATGCTAAAATGGAGAAAAGAGGCTTAGAGGAGACAGGTGAACTACTTAGTTAGAGTAGGGGAGCCAAAACATATTTATGAATGTAAGAATGTAGATTCAAGAGCACCTGATACTAAACTCATAAACTCACAATGTAGAGTTCTAAGGGGCtgtgatttttgttttattttagctagggctgggacaacgcgtcgacgtaatcgatgacgtcgacgcaaaaaaaacgtcgacgcaaaatatgagcgtcgattcgtcaagcataacgtgtgctgccatatatttttaattttacaccttcagtgttttccatacgttgactaatctgtggctggacaccacgaaatcaaaaccggccaccacacattgatgttctatgttgtaggcctaggcatactatttaaattaaagataagataaaataatttcattgagctgcactttttactcacacagcctttcctcgccaCGCCTGCtttctctcgtaacgagcccgctgctcctcctctgcatgtgcatttaacaaaatattcacgattgttaaaggattgttgttgccacatagaagcactgcatagaacacagtgggctaaattgctattaaatccgcttagcatcgtgaccatgctgcgcaaatttgatcaaaactgctgcattaaagttaaagtaaactctgctaaggtcttatcacaacatagtacattgaggagactaaactaagttaaattacagtatgcaatcaagcagtatctcaaagctaacgttagaatactgtttggatgtgaagtttagcatgcttacttgcagctgcttgtattcgttactcatgcagggctcattttattgactctaaatgtttgcaaaatcccgatgtaaatggttTTCCaaaactcaaaagtgcttgtccaaaggagaagtacgaaccgttatttgaactaactacgttatgaattgcatccacacatcagcagccttttaactgtgttaatgttaattgcaaggattcccacacgaatgtaaaatgacaggcactcaattagacatacataactttattgaatgctacctctgactaagaatgcattactttgcacttgtatagtcttttattttggaatcttaagtcaaagtcaaagtcagctttattgtcaatttcttcacatgttccagacatacaaagagatcgaaattacgtttctcactatcccacggtgaagacaagacatattttgccaatttaggtccacagacaaacataacattcaagtaaacaaaaaagtaagtaaataagtaaataagagggcacatataataatgaaaaaatagtcgtttatcccagccctaattTTAGCCCTTTTTTGGCAATTTGATGGTGTTGGAACTTCACTTTGAATAATGCAATCTTGCCATAAGTAGTTGTCATTGAAGTGTTGAGAGGCATTAGTGAAGGTGTGTATCTGATGTGATATATCCCATTGGTCAGGTGCCCCCAGTGATTCTAAATGACCAAGCAAAGACAGGGTGTACTGAAAATATAAAGTTTTAATGATTCTAACCGCATATACAATGGACCTTCACATTTAACAAAACAAATGTGTCGCATTTTATTGCCAGCTGAGTAGGATGAACGACTGACGGGAGGGGGAGGCAGGACAGGTGCTGGGCGGCCGGGCAGTTGGGTGGTTGGGCGGGCGGTGAGCAAACAAAAAAACTGCAAAGGGTTCTGCTGCTGCATTGTAGTTTTCTTTCCCAAAGCATTGCAGACCCTCGTTGTAAAAACACCACTTATGTTCAAAACACAATGCAAAAGCTACAAGATAATGAAGTATGAAAAGAGCAGGAccacagagggaggagagggaaggggtagaggtgagtgagggagagaaggagagagggaaggagggaaggagagagggaagtagGGAGGGAAGGACATATTGCCTTTTGGTATAAGGGTCACACTTATGGGTTACATCCTCCTACTCCTAGAAGCACATACATCCCAGTTATGAGATATTTGTTTTAGACTTGactaatatatttatatacatcgCTTTGTGTCTAGAGAGAGTGGAGGGTGGAAGTCGAGGTAGACTATCTTATGGAGTGCTGATttcagagagagggggtgatcACATAGTCATTATGTCTCAAGTCCATCAAATATAaagtattattatataataataataaaaaaaataatgccatttatatgtgtgtgctctTAAAAAGCCACTGCTCAGCAGGCCCGGGTCTTCAGGCTGGGAGGCATGACTGCGGCAGCAGCACACATGATGCAAAGATCGCGAGAGAGGAGGGtgtggggaggtggaggggaggggaaggggaggtggaggggagggcAGAGGACCAAGCTATACATGGGGGTGTGGTCAAAGGCGGAGAGCGGGTGGAAGGCGGGGCAGGCAGGTTTAGATGATGCCGTATTTGGCCAAGTCGCTGAGCTCCATGTCCCCGAAAGCCTCCCATGGGCAGACCACTGTGAAGTCTgtacaaaaagagagagaaagaaggggcaAGAGTGAGATGTGCATTAGTCATTGGTGTACCGCTAACGCTACTTcaggctactgtgtgtgtatcgttGATTGATGTCAACTCTGTTTAtgcaggtctgtgtgtgcatgcaagggTGAGTGGCTACACAGTGCTTTCACTACATTCTCAATGGTTCAGGGAGCTTTAAGGGAGTACATACCTGTGCCAAGACCCTCCATTCCGGGGATGTCATCACCAAATCTGTTAAAGAGGAGACAACAACATGATTTCCATGCCTTCTGTGAGTGTAGCATTGTCTGTTACTATTTATCTGTGCTGTTACTGTTTATCTCTTGGAGTGACTgaaggatgtgtgtttgtgtgtgtgtgtgtgtgtgtgtgtgtcagggtgtgttgagtgtctgtgtgtgtgtgtaagtgtgtgttgtgtatgtgtgtgtgtgtcagtgtgtgtctgagagccgTACCCCTTCTGTCCAGGCTTGGGGGCCTTGCTCTTGAAGGTACGGGTTGCCCTCTGCTTGAACTTGGGTGGTCCCTTCTTGGGTGTTGTGGGGCCGTTGGCTCCAGCAGGGGTGGACAGGGCGCTTCCTGCAGGTGCACTCATCTCTGCTGTTGTTTTCTGGGACAGACAAAAGGCACACCACTGAATACACTGATACACAAACTCCTGCTACAGTCTCTGGTGCTTTATTGggatctcctctcctctccccctctcttatcCTTTTAGCTGAATAGCCACTCCTCTGATCATTCCCTCACTGTCCACCTATTTCTTTGATCCTTCCATCCggtgtctccttctctctgtcctctcggCGTTGTCCTCTTTGTGTTAATCCCAAGCCAGgctttctttcctctctgctAATCAGGATTAAGGCAGCTTTGGCTAATCACAGAGATTAGTGCTGATTTCACCCAGTAGCCGCTTTGATTAATTGCCCTTTCGAATTCCAAAGATTGACAGTGTGTCAGCAGGGATTGCACGGACAGGACTGGCCAGTGCACCACTTCTATGTCCTTCCTGAGGGACACTGTTGTCCTTGTGTATTTTCTCTTTTGAGTTTTTTTCTCCAGGCTTATGTCAAATGGAGAAACAGTCCTCAGAGAAATGTTCCCCTTATTCCATCCATCCACCTCCATATCATTTCTCTCAGAAACTGCCATTCACCTAATAAGTCTTTTAGACCTTGGCTGAAATAGCAAATTGACCACACCTTAATCGTCAAGCCCTTCATACGTTTTAGATTATTCCACAAAGTTCTAAAAAGGGGTACAGTAAGAGGATTGTTTACAGCATGGCATTGTCGAGTGTTGGCAAGCACAAATCAAAGACCTCTGGCACGGTTCAGGGATTGAGGCAGATGTCAATTAGCGTATTGAGAACAGCAGGGGCACGCCTCTTAATGCGATTAGTCTCTTCCCAGACTTCCAAACAAGCGCCTGTACTCActgtctctgtcttcctctatTTCCCTGAGACGTTGATGTCTTCTAAtcctctccccccacccactTCCCTGAAATATGTCATCTCATTAAAGTAATGGTGCATCAGAGAAAGCAGGCCTGTTATGCAACCTCACACTCAAACTTGTTTTTGCTTCCTTCCCTAGCACAGGCCTACATGTCAGTTGACTGCATTGCATTCTAGAAGgtgttggagacatgcatgaaCAGCATAAACAGGGTGATCTGTCTAGTATAAAGCTAGACTGGCTAAAGCTGGCTTGGCTGCTTGACATCTGTTGCCTGCAGTGATCCTAGAGGAGAGCGCTGTACTGCCCTGTAAGTGACCTGATTGGAACATATGCCGTGGTTGCACTTTGACATCTGACCACTTG
This window encodes:
- the LOC125296285 gene encoding G-protein coupled receptor family C group 5 member D yields the protein MTLLVQTMGAISPHLPFLLLLFLTSLPFAPCQTSTVASNTTDVVSTSSTPLSSPTPTITATFTTTLPGPTTPTRAVTLTAPPLQTSSTSPSNSSLGSGSTLAPTTPALTAPAPGCGPGLDPIYSYLCDMQAAWGIVVESLASLGFVLSAGLLLGLLLWSLWRCCCCGGGGCCRRQSSRCGGSGGSVVSLLLFLLGTAGLFILTFAFVVRLTPQTCPTRLFLFGVLSALCFSALLARGLALLGFGVARGWAEPVVVLVLTTVQVIIAAEWLLMVLVRHDLPCSYEQDDFAMLVIYVLCLLAAAIVVAGRLVWRTRRTYGYSYRHTTTWSRAGHTQAVLLLLTVLLAVAIWVVWIALLTRGNPEMNRRPSWDDPVLSVALVSSGWVLLLGHGLCQLVFLCRGEARTKGSPLDFTSWTSPSPGIGSLASPKGGRDNGSFENDADDRRGKRSEPVLRSPYESGFSMTEIDPDKDYSIPRPQTTNINEPYDEYYGPRQS
- the LOC125296286 gene encoding retinal cone rhodopsin-sensitive cGMP 3',5'-cyclic phosphodiesterase subunit gamma-like — its product is MSAPAGSALSTPAGANGPTTPKKGPPKFKQRATRTFKSKAPKPGQKGFGDDIPGMEGLGTDFTVVCPWEAFGDMELSDLAKYGII